The Malus domestica chromosome 10, GDT2T_hap1 nucleotide sequence tgatcgtattgaagctttggcacgagaaggaaaaattgatcaattccttcttcaccctcaaagggataaccgtaaccaacgccaggtgaatgtcatatattccataagcggcggcacacccatatctgaatcttccaatagggccatgaaaaacagtgaacgaagtctgaggcctggtcaccaagtgtttcacgtggaagacatcaggggagggaagtatcaaaaacctaactgggatccgatatgtttctaccctgaggaagaaagaggcatcatctaccctcataacgacccattgatcgtggaggctcacatagccaactttgatgttcgacgaatcctcgtagacacaggggcttcggtcaatatcatgtttgccgaagctttcagggcgctcagtgtagctgaacacttgctcgatcgctcgatttctcctctgataagcttctccggtgatatcgtgcaacccttagggagcatacatttaccctttactattggtacaggcccttacacggctaccattaccactaacttcctagtggttgactgcccaacggcatacaatgtcatctttgggcgcacaggcatcaatgacctcaaggctatggtatccacgcatatgctgttgatgaaatttccaaccccccatggcaacggctacatcagaggagatcagcttagtgcacgatcatgttacaacacttcagttaagcaacaacacttgcccggacccaaggaaaccctgtctgtacatgaccaagtcacaaagaccagcttagatgaagcgaacttggatcttcctgatagcaacaatcaacccgatgatcctcgagatgactctttcacccagcaagcccaacctgctgaagagttggagaaggtacctatctcaagagattatccagatcgcatggtgaagattggcaccacattgtcaccaccccttcggttagcattgatatcttttttgaaagagaacactgaagtcttcgcctggtcatacgaggacatgccaggcatctctcccgatgtcatctgtcatcgtttgagtattgaccccaagatcaagccggtgagacagaagcgaagatcttatgacgctgaacgatacgaggcaatgaaagcagaagttgaaaaactcaaaggcataggctttgtccgcgaagtcaattacccgacatgggtagcaaatgtggtccttgttaagaaaaatccgaccaaagaaagtcttttgcttcaaaaggtcttgtggagaatgtgtgttgactacaccgacctaaacaaagggtgtccgaaagatagcttccctcttcctcttattgacagacttatagactctacggccgggtgtgaactcctgagcttcatggatgcttactcaggatacaaccaaatcctcatgaacccttcggatcaagaacacacagccttcactaccgacagaggactatactgctataaagtcatgcctttcggcctaaagaatgcaggagcgacttatcagagactagtcaactcaatgttcgccgagcagattgggaagagcatggaagtttacgttgatgatatgttagtcaagagcaaacatgctgaccaacacatcaccaacctatctgaaactttcactattttgaagaggtatcgaatgaggttaaaccccaacaaatgtgccttcggcgtaggctcgggcaaattcttaggtttcatgattagccaacgaggcattgaagctaatcccgagaagatcaaagcaatcctcgacatgaaggaaccggtaacttcaaaggacatccagagccttactggcaaggtggcagccttaaccaggttcatttctaaggccacagacaaatgtgctcccttttttaaagcacttaagggaagtaggaagtacattacatggactgatgaatgtgccgaggcattcaaaaacctcaaggagtacatgagtaaagcccctctactctccaagcccgaggtaggagacattctcattatctacctatcggtatcagcttcagccgtaagttccgttctcattcgaaaggatgggaatattgagcgacctgtctactacgctagcaaagccctacaagatgcggagacacgatactccaacattgagaaattagctctagcattggtcatgtctgctcggaaacttcgcccttatttccaagcacacgccatcatcgtgcttaccaatcaccctcttcgacagatactccagagtcctgacacgtctgggcgaatgatcaaatgggcgatagcattgggtgagtttgacatctcctaccaaccaaaaccagccgaaaaaggtcaagcagtagcagatttcattgccgacttcacatatccggttgacattgcttctacacctgaagcagtggcttcattacccccggaagctcagaaggtagaatcaacgacctcagcatggagtctgtatgttgatggctcatccaaccaacagggctgtggagcgggactagtcttgactacgcccgacaaagtagcaatggagtatgctcttcgtttcaaattcaaggcatcaaacaatgaggccgagtatgaagcccttctagcaggattacgtttggccaaacacctcggggttaaacaaattgatattttcagtgactcccaattagtggtcaaccaggttaccaacaactttgatgctaaggacagctccatggcagcatatcttgcgcaaacacaacttttgctcaagcacttccactaccagatcacccaagttcctcgagcggcaaacagtcatgcagacgccctggctcgcctcgcctcagctgtggaagacaagattggaagaaaaattcttgtcgaactgttggcaacaccaagcaccatggccgcagaagtatgcaacttacaacagggggatagttggatcaccccgatctataatttccttgctcatggcaccctcccaaatgataaagtccaggctaagcaaattcgatacaagtctacccgctacctgatcatcaatgatcaactctataagcgaggttttagcctgccatacttaaagtgtcttacgcctgccgaggcggaaatcgtccttcgggaaatacatgagggagtctgtggagatcatgctggatctcggtccctagcacacaagacttttcgccaaggatattactggccaacactccaccaggatgccatcaaagtatcccgctcatgtgacaaatgtcaacgatatgcaactattcctcattcccctccagagcctcttactcctatgatcagcccttggcccttcgcccagtggggacttgatttgatcggcccaatgccggcagggaagggcaaagtctgttacgcagtcgttgcagtggactacttcacaaagtgggccgaagtagaacccttggcaaccattactgaggcaaagatagaagacttcgtgtggaagaacatcctttgtagattcggcattcccaatgcgatagtcactgacaatgggcgacagtttgacaacaagaagttcaggttgttctgctctaagttcaacatcagcttatgctttgcctctccagctcatccccagtctaatggacaagttgaggccatcaacaaaataatcaagcgcactttgaaaaccagcttggacaaagctaaaggctgttggccagaatttgtaccccaagttctttggtcatatcgcacttcatatcggacttcaacaggagaaactccattctcacttgcctttggcacagaggcggttgtccctgttgagctcgagcaagcaacattccgagtccagaactacattcaaagtgaaaatgacaaacaactcaccctcaacttggatttagtcgaggaacacagaaaccaagctcacttgaggaatgtcgcctacaagcagcgcatctccaactattatgactctagggtcaagcttcgttctttcaaaataggagactgggtcttaaagaaaagattactctgcgacagagtcccgagtgaaggcacacttagtccaaactgggatggaccgtatgaagtcattggcatcagtcgccctggctcttacacacttagaagctccgatggcaagacccttggccatccatggaacgctgatcacttgaagtactactacaaatagactcacgatgtacaagtgttgagctatagccgttcggcatcctatgtaatgaaggccatttggcaatgaattcaataaagaggtaatttagccaactcagccctcactcttttacattcctagcaagggaacactcaagtgttgaaacctcaaagcagatatatccaacacgaagcaaaatctaagtatgtgtcgacaagactatacaaagaaaggaacaaccaaacaatggcttatatccaaacaatagatctattcatacatagccaaacatgcattaataatagtgcaaatactcataaacacctaaaatccaaaactctcaagcttataacatgggcacatgttatacacacatcagactactacatccagaatacatgcagatagtaaagacactgctattcattctcatctgaagccgaacccctggcagtatcactccgcgtcctaccatcatcctctgcatccccaagatcctcttcaccatgctgagtctgtgcatcagcactaccttcattatcagactcatcttcgctgctaggatcaacagcaaggacaaatgtctcgccctttcgatgatgctcatctatatcttcgtggtattttcgaagaatgctcccatcatcataacgatcaaggacggccatccatttccttttttcaaagcgagcttcttgagcacagtagggtttaatagcaagatgaaaggtcgaagaacttaagtattcttgcacagcagcctccctttcagttggaatgctcttctccagttcagaaatctcaactaaggcaccatccaattctcccctaaccttggatacttccaaggtagccacctccaactgttttttagttgcctcaaacaatttcttaagccttaggttctcaccatttcgccttttcaagctctccatggtttcgtccttcagttggagggcctgagtcaaaagtcccttattcctccgggcctcgtccacaagctgcttattctccttcagttttgccttgtaccgctcaacctcttgcagtctgtcgtgatactcggccatgacctgcatggcaagacgatcatcactacctaaataatgataataaagaggaaaaagtaaggaaatgacaaagtaacactcacatatgaagacagcttcaacatccggtcgcaatccgattcatccttagctaagggctctccgagctcatcgaaggcgaatcgacgccctgccaagcaattgttgatatccccaaaatcctttggccgcgtggcaaccctcaagtccttccacgggacactgccagctctttccttgcctttcccctCATGGCGGGAACCAAGATCACTTTCCTGGACAGTGTGCTCCATAGTAAGAGGATGAGGCAACAGTCGGCTCCCTTCTCCTGCAACTACGGCAGCAGCATTATCAACGGCCTTGACTCCAGTCTTCCTAAAGGCAGGCCCCTTAAGGACCACATCTTGGGACTTAGGTCTAACGGATGGTTCCCCTcggaacttatgaattttcttatgcggtaggatgtcttccgaaggaactaacactggtgctttccttttatgggtgctagtccctgttttcttgcttaccttctccactgcataaggaaaatcaaaataagaaatacaactttccaaataaagtaaggaattgagctaagtttacatgaaggatacaacttactcgatcgtccctggctctcggaaactaagggttggaaaccgtaccgacgaaataagggtcgtagcttgcttaagtgtctatcctctttgggcaccctcaacaccttctctatgtcagatagctcctgcccaaacagttggatggtgccccgcgtcactacatgaagcaaagtgttagaagcaagaaaagaccacaacaaatagcaaatagtacgaacggttgatacgttacaacctacagtctggaagtgagtaagcacacgtcgctcaggcgtgacacccttatcatactcccaatcattatacagaaagcaccaacggtttttccatgtgtagtatgcctttttcttaccatacacaatacgctctctctcactccgacatgcacactcggcataaccagtgcatgattttgctgggcgcatcttgtaacagtaacgccactgatggaaggaaggctcacacaacccacactccatccaaatgatataaaatccaatcaaagtatcccagaaaccaggattgagttgcccaggtgcatatccgatcaaagataacatcttttgcaaccacggatgtaaaggtagtctcacccctaaagtcagtaatatctgggtgtagaacataacatgaccctggggaggctcagaaggccattcttcatcatgtaccaaacgtatccctacactacgagggatattacatgactgccttagcgcctcaacctgcttctcattatctaacaagttattctttagatggtctgctgtgaactcagagcgaactatgggtatggcatcaaaaacaaccccctcacccaacgccatggaggaagaactagcaatagctaaagtttgacggttgggaagatcatccaatgtttctctagtaccggactctaacaaagaccctgaagactccgacattgcagactcagacttagagctaaagctagaagagccctcatcactagaacttccaggctctgacatctacaataagaagaaacaaattctatcactacatgcatgatcaaaacataaggaagttcctatattacccacatgaagatggtgcaaagcgatgccggaacccttctcaatcagaaagcaatccgtcttccacagtcactacaaaacaagcaaatgaagaccgtgtcaagcgccaaaaaaaaaaaaaaaaaaaaaaaaaaaaaaaaaaaaaaaaagcttcatccaaaaagcttcacccgaaaagcttcacctccaaagcttcacccacaaagcttcccctaaaaagcttcacccacaaagcttcacccaaaaaaagcttcacccaaaaaagcttcacccgaaaagcttcacctccaaagcttcacaagggcccaaaagcttcatccaaaaagcttcacccgaaaagcttcacctacaaagcttcacctaaaaaagcttcacctagaaagcttcatctacataccttcacctacaaagcttcacctaaaaaagcttcacctagaaagcttcatctacatactttcaccatcaaagcttcaccatcaaagcttcacctagaaagcttcatctacaaagcttcatctacaaagcttcaccatcaaagcttcacctagaaagcttcaacacaaaaccttgctccaaataaacaaattttgttcacaaaacctaaacattttttgttttacacccacaagggcccaaaatcttccttcttatttattcacttatatatgttcccaaacatattatgatagatcaaataataattcaaagtccaa carries:
- the LOC114827530 gene encoding uncharacterized protein; this translates as MSEPGSSSDEGSSSFSSKSESAMSESSGSLLESGTRETLDDLPNRQTLAIASSSSMALGEGVVFDAIPIVRSEFTADHLKNNLLDNEKQVEALRQSCNIPRSVGIRLVHDEEWPSEPPQGHVMFYTQILLTLGVRLPLHPWLQKMLSLIGYAPGQLNPGFWDTLIGFYIIWMECGLCEPSFHQWRYCYKMRPAKSCTGYAECACRSERERIVYGKKKAYYTWKNRWCFLYNDWEYDKGVTPERRVLTHFQTVGCNVSTVRTICYLLWSFLASNTLLHVVTRGTIQLFGQELSDIEKVLRVPKEDRHLSKLRPLFRRYGFQPLVSESQGRSMEKVSKKTGTSTHKRKAPVLVPSEDILPHKKIHKFRGEPSVRPKSQDVVLKGPAFRKTGVKAVDNAAAVVAGEGSRLLPHPLTMEHTVQESDLGSRHEGKGKERAGSVPWKDLRVATRPKDFGDINNCLAGRRFAFDELGEPLAKDESDCDRMLKLSSYVMAEYHDRLQEVERYKAKLKENKQLVDEARRNKGLLTQALQLKDETMESLKRRNGENLRLKKLFEATKKQLEVATLEVSKVRGELDGALVEISELEKSIPTEREAAVQEYLSSSTFHLAIKPYCAQEARFEKRKWMAVLDRYDDGSILRKYHEDIDEHHRKGETFVLAVDPSSEDESDNEGSADAQTQHGEEDLGDAEDDGRTRSDTARGSASDENE